ACAGCCGCCGTCCGGTGCACTGTTCTATTGCGCCGTTTGAGCGGTGTGCGCTATACGTATGAAGGATTCTGTGAGGGTCGGCCGGTTATTGTCAAAATCTTTACCAGCCCCCTGCGAGGGTTTCTCCATTTTAAACGCGAGATGCGCGGACTTTGCCGGCTGGCCGAACGCGGCATCCCCAGCCCCGCCCTGCTGCATTCCGGAAAAGACCCCTCAGGACGATGGGCCATGGTTCTTGAGAAAATCACGCCAGCGGACGACTTGGCCAACCTCCTTGAAAAAACAGAAGACCCGCAGCAGAAAGCCAAGCTCTGTCTGAAATGGCTCGACTTTGTCGCCTTGATGCATCAAAAGGGGGTCCTTCAAAAAGACCTCCATCCGGGCAATTTTCTTTTCAACGGCAGCTGCCTCTATGCCCTGGACTCCGGAACCATCCATTTCCGCCGCAGCCCTGTCTCTGTTGAGCAGGGACTTGAGCAGCTGGCCGGCATGCTTTGCACAATGCCTCCTGCCCTGCGGGAAAATCCCCAGCCGCTGCTGGAACAATATGGCCGACTCCGAGAATTAAAACCGACGGCGGACATGCTCGCCCAGCTTGAAACGTATATCTTCCGGCAGCAGCGGCGGTTCCTTCGTCAAACCCTCCAAAAAACCCTGCGCAACAGCAAACGATACTTCTCGCTTCAGGAAGGCCCGTACCGGGGCATGTTTACCCGTCGGGACTGGACGGAGGAAACCGCCCGGCAGTTCATCCGCCAAATCGACCAATTGATGGAGGCCGGGCAGATTCTCAAACGCGGCAATACCTGCTTTGTCAGCCGCGTGCAGTACGGCTCGCTGGATATCGCCGTCAAACGCTACAACTACAAGAGTTTCTGGCACTCGCTGCGGCATACTCTCAAGGGCTCCCGCGCCCGGAAATGCTGGCTGGCCGCCCATCAATTGCTGCACTGCGGCATCCCCACTCCGCGCCCTTTGGCTTTTATCATACAAAGACAGTTTGGCTTGCTCCGGCAGTCTTATTTGCTGTCAGAGTTTCTTCCAGGGAGCAATCTGGATGAATTCCTCAAATCTTCGTCCGCTTCCGAAGAAAAGGAAAAAATTATTATCCAGACAAAAAAACTTCTTTCCTCTTTGGCTGAAAACGGCCTGGTTCATCATGATCTGAAACCAAGTAATATTCGACTCATCAACGCTCAGCCGGTTCTGATTGATTTGGACGCAATTCGTTCGCAGCTGTTTTTGCGGCGGAAAGACAGCATCCAAAAAGAAATGGAGGCGGCTTTTTACAAACGGCTGGAACCATTCATCCACGCAGCGCATCCAAAACAATGCGGCAAAATTGTTCCCCAATAATCCGGTGATCGTATCGCTGTACATAAGCCCTTGCCCTTTGCCCCCATTCCTTTCGAAGCGGCTCATCATAGATGAGTCGTTGAATAGATTGATGCCACTGTTCGAGGGTTGAGGCGAAAAAACCCGCACCGCTTTCCTCAATGAAATCACGATTAACCCCTACAGGCGAAGCAATCACAGGCAGCCCCGCTGCAAAATACTGAAGAATCTTAAAACCGCATTTTCCCCGCGTAAAACGGTTATCCGGCAGCGGAGCCAGTCCAATATCGCATTCCTGAAGCCGTTGGGTCTGGGTATCCAAAGACCACATACACTTCTCAACCGGCAGGTACTTGCAATCCAAAAACTGGTCTGCAACAATTCGCAGAATTACAGAAGGATTTTCCTGCCCAATCTTTTCAAGGGCGGGTTTTATCTCCTCCAAATAGCGCAGCGTGCTGCGGCTGCCGATCCAAACCAGACGGATTTTCCCATCCTGCGGTTTCTTGATTTGTGATGCATAAGCCCTCCCATCCAGACCGGTGGGGAGAATATGAACATTTTTGCAAAAAGGCCTTGCCTGCTCCGCCAAATAAGGATTGCCGGCAATCACACAGTCCGCCATCTTCACCATCCGCCGAAACAGCCGAGAATGGCTGGTCCAATTCCTGTCGGGTTGGCGAGGGTCGTACATTACAGCATCGTCAAAATCATATAGGATACACCGAGCTGATTTTCGCAGAATCCGAGCATCGAGCATATTCAGTGTCTTTTTGTGAATTAGAACCGCATCAAACCGTTCGGCCTCCCGAAACAGCCGCCAGCGATGTCGATACGATGCAGGAATCCGCTCAACCCGACAAGTCACACCGCAGTCCGCCAGCCGCTCCAGATACACCCCAATCCGTTCCCGATAACTGGCCCGCTCCGGATTGTTCGATAAAACAAGCAGATTCATTCCAGGGGACCTTTCCGTCCAAAAACAAACATTTGATCGGCGAGCCTCAGACAACCGCAAAAATGAGTCAAGGGAGAAAGAATAGTTTTGGCCAAAGCAGACCTTCGAATGCGGTCTTTCGTGATTGGATTCGTATTATTCCCATAAAAAACATACTGCAATGAACAAAGCGTTGTTTTGGAGCTTCCGTCATAAAGAATCGATTGTACATCCAAACCGTTTTGCTGAAAATAGCAGCGAATTGTACGCGGTGAAAAGAGAAACAAATGCCTCGGAGAATCCAAGGCATACCATTTGTCTCTGAACAGACAGGCATTCAAGCTTCTGACATTCGGTGTTTTTATGCAAAACCACCCTCCAGGCTTTACCATCCTGCTGACTATCTGTAAAAAACCCATCGGATCGGGAACATGTTCCAGAACAGACCATGCCGTGATAAGGTCAAATGCATTCTCTTCTGCCTGATAACCCTCTACAGTCCCGCAAAACACATTAAGTCCGTAACAGACTTTAGCCGACTCAACTGCTTTCTCAGAAAGCTCTATACCAAACACCTGACAATTGGTTTTTTGTCTCAAACTATAGAGAAAGGCCCCATTGCCGCAACCCACGTCTAAAACTTGTGAGTCTGAATTCAGCCGCCCGAGGATTCGTTTTAAAAAAGGAATATTAAAAAGCTCTTCCGTTAAGAAATGTTTCTGCTGGTGAGGCGAATAATCATCCGGATAGAAATTGATGATAGAGTCCGGCAATATCTGCGGGTTCATAAAAACAAGTCCACATTCAGAACACTGCACATACCTGAACCGCCCCTCAAATCCATGCAGCCGATCTATTCCGAACACAAATGTTTTCCATTGACGGCTGCCGCATAAGTTGCACGATATGAGCCTCGCATCCATTCTCTCAAAACTCCACAAAGCTGCATTCAACTACGATGCAACTCCTTCACAAGAACTTCCCCTGTCCGAAATACACGTTGAACCAATGTTTTTTGAATCAATCCCTTGACGCTGTATGCAAGCAGAAATCATTCAATCAAACTCGGCTTTTCAAGAAACGAGTCATTCCTTCGAATCGTCAGACCCCGCTCATAATCAAAGGAAACTCCTATCTTCTTTAAATAAGCCGTCACAGAGGGATGATGATAAATCTCCTTTTGAGTCTGCTCATCGAGCTCTTCCTTCCATCTCTGGTCAAAATACAGCTGGCCGCCCTGCGGCGGTTTTAAATAGTTCTTCTTTACGCTGCCGTGATGGGAAAAATTCCAATATTCCTTCTGCGGCGGCTCATAACCATATCCCAGCCACGTCATCAGCTCTTCCAACACCCTATCCGCTTCAAATACCAAATCGCAGTAGGTAACAAGCCGGGCGTCCAGTCGATTCCGTTCGAGAAAGTCCGTAATCTGCTGATTTTGATAAAGCCAGTGCCAAAGATAGGCCCGGCTCTCTTCTCCAGTCAAAATCTCCCAGGCATGCCTCCAGCATCGCCATGCCGTCTTCACCCGACGTCGGAATTTGTCCGTCGGCTCAAAACTGAGCTTCCATCGGCGAACCAGCGCCCGCGGGTCTCGAATCAAATGAATATATTTGAAGGAATATCCGGGCATCCCCCAAAA
Above is a window of Anaerohalosphaeraceae bacterium DNA encoding:
- a CDS encoding class I SAM-dependent methyltransferase; its protein translation is MNPQILPDSIINFYPDDYSPHQQKHFLTEELFNIPFLKRILGRLNSDSQVLDVGCGNGAFLYSLRQKTNCQVFGIELSEKAVESAKVCYGLNVFCGTVEGYQAEENAFDLITAWSVLEHVPDPMGFLQIVSRMVKPGGWFCIKTPNVRSLNACLFRDKWYALDSPRHLFLFSPRTIRCYFQQNGLDVQSILYDGSSKTTLCSLQYVFYGNNTNPITKDRIRRSALAKTILSPLTHFCGCLRLADQMFVFGRKGPLE
- a CDS encoding lipopolysaccharide kinase InaA family protein encodes the protein MTETPFDIQITDPKTGHTAAVRCTVLLRRLSGVRYTYEGFCEGRPVIVKIFTSPLRGFLHFKREMRGLCRLAERGIPSPALLHSGKDPSGRWAMVLEKITPADDLANLLEKTEDPQQKAKLCLKWLDFVALMHQKGVLQKDLHPGNFLFNGSCLYALDSGTIHFRRSPVSVEQGLEQLAGMLCTMPPALRENPQPLLEQYGRLRELKPTADMLAQLETYIFRQQRRFLRQTLQKTLRNSKRYFSLQEGPYRGMFTRRDWTEETARQFIRQIDQLMEAGQILKRGNTCFVSRVQYGSLDIAVKRYNYKSFWHSLRHTLKGSRARKCWLAAHQLLHCGIPTPRPLAFIIQRQFGLLRQSYLLSEFLPGSNLDEFLKSSSASEEKEKIIIQTKKLLSSLAENGLVHHDLKPSNIRLINAQPVLIDLDAIRSQLFLRRKDSIQKEMEAAFYKRLEPFIHAAHPKQCGKIVPQ
- a CDS encoding glycosyltransferase, translated to MNLLVLSNNPERASYRERIGVYLERLADCGVTCRVERIPASYRHRWRLFREAERFDAVLIHKKTLNMLDARILRKSARCILYDFDDAVMYDPRQPDRNWTSHSRLFRRMVKMADCVIAGNPYLAEQARPFCKNVHILPTGLDGRAYASQIKKPQDGKIRLVWIGSRSTLRYLEEIKPALEKIGQENPSVILRIVADQFLDCKYLPVEKCMWSLDTQTQRLQECDIGLAPLPDNRFTRGKCGFKILQYFAAGLPVIASPVGVNRDFIEESGAGFFASTLEQWHQSIQRLIYDEPLRKEWGQRARAYVQRYDHRIIGEQFCRIVLDALRG